A portion of the Chloroflexia bacterium SDU3-3 genome contains these proteins:
- a CDS encoding ATP-binding protein — protein sequence MATTNYERVGKAMELLRQGIQPFIERELQAQYGKYWVTTVTNGWRNELTWTDENTPHLDVAALLRLMWEQWNEVFRKTLGFGERSLVSELREYRNKWAHQATFSTNDAQRALDSVARLLTAITAPQADEAERMRMELMRLFFDEQVRSERRKSSAIESAVTGALKPWREVVTPHKDVASGRYQQAEFAADLWQVHLGEGSDEYRNPIEFFRRTYLTESLISLLVGTLQRLQGAGGDPVVQLQTNFGGGKTHSMLALYHLVSGVNPTELAGIDRVMATAGVETLPTARRVVLVGNKISPGNPSVKPDGTVVRTLWGELAWQLGGRQAFERVRLDDERATSPGDALRTLFNDYGPCLILIDEWVAYARQLHDQSDLPAGGFETQFTFAQALTESAKLAKNCLLVISLPASDTTGSLHTQTDDAEVGGQRGREALDRLRNVIGRVESSWRPASAEEGFEIVRRRLFEPLSDPAQFKDRDVVARAFADLYRTQQQEFPPDCRESSYEQRIKAAYPIHPEIFDRLYTDWSTLVKFQRTRGVLRLMAAVIHSLWEKGDRNALIMPATIPIEEPRVQFELTRYLSDNWVPILEKDVDGPSSLPLKLDAEVPNLGKFSASRRVARTVYLGSAPITSAANRGLEDRQIKLGCVMPGETPAVFGDALRRLSAVATYLYNDGPRYWYSTQPTVTKLAEDRAEQLKRDPDKIAQELEKRLRADLRKLGDFSRIHPLPASGADVADDLDTRLVVLGSHAAYSKEPGSPAEAAARAILEYRGSAPRLYRNALVFLAPDKLRMQDLDEALRKYLAWDSILAEKDLLDLTPHQVKQAETQRLSAEGAVTGRIPETYQWLLAPKQTRPQDPVEWQATRLTGQDPLAVRASKKLRNDEQLVLALAPSSLRLELDKIPLWRGDHVAVRQLVEDFARYHYLPRLRTPSVLCEAIQNGVNMTTWDLDSFAYAERYDESAGRYQGLRIATLVTVSEHDSALLVRPEAAQRQLIAETPPPAPAAGPAPTGMPSAQAALDMGIPSIRESAAPYAASTGGASTATARRPQARRFHGTVALSPERAGRDASKIADEIITHLVALIGANVRVTLEIEADIPDGAPDHVVRTVTENSRVLKFTQAGFEEE from the coding sequence ATGGCAACCACCAACTACGAGCGCGTGGGCAAGGCGATGGAGCTGCTGCGCCAGGGGATTCAGCCCTTCATCGAGCGCGAGCTTCAGGCGCAGTATGGCAAATACTGGGTTACGACCGTCACCAACGGCTGGCGGAACGAGCTGACCTGGACCGATGAGAACACCCCGCACCTGGATGTGGCCGCGCTGCTGCGCCTGATGTGGGAGCAGTGGAACGAGGTCTTCCGCAAGACCCTGGGCTTTGGCGAGCGCAGCCTAGTCAGCGAGCTGCGCGAGTACCGCAACAAGTGGGCGCACCAAGCCACCTTCTCCACCAACGACGCCCAGCGCGCCCTCGACTCGGTGGCGCGGCTGCTCACCGCCATCACCGCCCCGCAGGCCGATGAGGCCGAGCGCATGCGCATGGAGCTGATGCGCCTGTTCTTCGACGAGCAGGTGCGCAGCGAGCGCCGCAAGAGCAGCGCCATCGAGAGCGCCGTCACCGGCGCGCTCAAGCCCTGGCGCGAGGTGGTCACGCCGCACAAGGACGTGGCCAGCGGGCGCTACCAGCAGGCCGAGTTCGCCGCCGATCTCTGGCAGGTCCATCTGGGCGAGGGCAGCGACGAGTACCGTAACCCCATCGAGTTCTTCCGCCGCACCTACCTGACCGAGAGCCTGATCAGCCTGCTAGTCGGCACGCTCCAGCGCCTCCAGGGCGCGGGAGGCGACCCCGTGGTGCAGCTGCAGACCAACTTCGGCGGCGGCAAGACCCACTCCATGCTCGCGCTCTACCACCTGGTCTCGGGCGTGAACCCTACCGAGCTGGCGGGGATCGACCGCGTGATGGCGACGGCGGGCGTGGAGACGCTGCCCACGGCCCGCCGCGTGGTGCTGGTGGGCAACAAGATCTCGCCGGGCAACCCCTCGGTCAAGCCCGACGGCACCGTGGTGCGCACGCTGTGGGGCGAGCTGGCCTGGCAGCTCGGCGGGCGGCAGGCCTTCGAGCGCGTGCGGCTCGACGACGAGCGGGCCACCAGCCCCGGCGACGCCCTGCGCACCCTATTCAATGACTACGGCCCCTGCCTCATCCTGATCGACGAGTGGGTGGCCTACGCCCGCCAGCTCCACGACCAGAGCGACCTCCCGGCGGGCGGCTTCGAAACCCAGTTCACCTTCGCGCAGGCCCTCACCGAGTCGGCCAAGCTGGCGAAAAACTGCCTGCTGGTCATCAGCCTGCCCGCCTCCGACACCACCGGCTCGCTCCACACCCAGACCGACGACGCCGAGGTCGGCGGCCAGCGCGGGCGCGAGGCCCTCGACCGCCTGCGCAATGTGATCGGGCGCGTGGAGTCCTCGTGGCGACCGGCCAGCGCCGAGGAGGGCTTCGAGATCGTGCGGCGGCGTCTGTTCGAGCCGCTGAGCGACCCCGCACAGTTTAAGGACCGCGATGTGGTGGCGCGAGCCTTCGCCGACCTCTACCGCACCCAGCAGCAGGAGTTCCCGCCCGACTGCCGCGAGAGCAGCTACGAGCAGCGCATCAAGGCGGCCTACCCCATCCACCCCGAGATCTTCGACCGGCTGTACACCGACTGGTCCACGCTGGTCAAGTTCCAGCGCACCCGTGGCGTGCTGCGCCTGATGGCCGCCGTCATCCACAGCCTGTGGGAGAAGGGCGACCGCAACGCGCTGATCATGCCCGCCACCATCCCGATTGAGGAGCCGCGCGTGCAGTTTGAGCTGACGCGCTACCTCTCGGACAACTGGGTGCCGATCCTGGAGAAGGATGTGGATGGCCCCAGCTCGCTGCCGCTGAAGCTGGACGCTGAGGTGCCCAACCTGGGCAAGTTCTCGGCCAGCCGCCGCGTGGCCCGCACGGTCTACCTTGGCTCGGCCCCTATCACCAGCGCGGCCAACCGGGGCCTGGAAGACCGGCAGATCAAGCTGGGCTGCGTGATGCCGGGCGAGACGCCCGCCGTGTTTGGCGATGCGCTGCGCCGCCTGAGCGCGGTGGCCACCTATCTCTACAACGACGGCCCGCGCTACTGGTACTCGACCCAACCCACCGTCACCAAGCTGGCCGAGGACCGCGCCGAGCAGCTCAAGCGCGACCCCGACAAGATCGCCCAGGAGCTGGAGAAGCGCCTGCGGGCCGACCTGCGCAAGCTGGGGGACTTCAGCCGCATCCACCCGCTGCCCGCCAGCGGAGCCGACGTGGCCGACGACCTCGATACGCGCCTGGTGGTGCTGGGCAGCCACGCGGCCTACAGCAAGGAGCCGGGCAGCCCCGCCGAGGCCGCCGCCCGCGCCATCCTGGAGTACCGAGGGAGCGCCCCCCGGCTCTACCGCAACGCGCTGGTGTTCCTCGCGCCGGACAAGCTGCGCATGCAGGATCTGGATGAGGCGCTGCGCAAGTACCTGGCCTGGGACTCCATCCTGGCCGAGAAGGATCTGCTCGACCTCACGCCACACCAGGTCAAGCAGGCCGAGACCCAGCGGCTCAGCGCCGAGGGCGCGGTGACAGGGCGCATCCCCGAGACCTACCAGTGGCTGCTCGCGCCCAAGCAGACGCGCCCGCAGGACCCGGTGGAGTGGCAGGCGACTCGCCTGACGGGGCAAGACCCGCTGGCCGTGCGGGCCAGCAAGAAGCTGCGAAATGACGAGCAGCTCGTGCTCGCCCTGGCCCCCTCCAGCCTCCGCCTGGAGCTGGACAAGATCCCGCTGTGGCGGGGCGACCATGTAGCGGTGCGGCAGCTCGTGGAGGACTTCGCGCGCTACCACTACCTGCCGCGCCTGCGCACGCCCTCGGTGCTCTGCGAGGCCATCCAGAACGGCGTGAACATGACCACGTGGGATCTGGACAGCTTTGCCTACGCCGAGCGCTATGACGAGTCCGCAGGCCGCTACCAGGGGCTGCGCATCGCCACGCTCGTGACCGTGAGCGAGCACGACAGCGCGCTGCTGGTGCGCCCAGAGGCCGCCCAGCGCCAGCTCATCGCCGAGACCCCGCCGCCCGCGCCCGCCGCTGGCCCCGCACCCACGGGCATGCCCAGCGCCCAGGCAGCGCTGGACATGGGCATCCCCAGCATCCGCGAGTCCGCCGCGCCCTATGCCGCATCCACTGGCGGGGCCAGCACGGCCACGGCCCGCAGGCCGCAGGCGCGGCGCTTCCACGGCACCGTGGCGCTCAGCCCCGAGCGGGCCGGGCGCGACGCCAGCAAGATCGCCGACGAGATCATCACGCACCTGGTCGCGCTGATCGGGGCCAACGTGCGCGTCACCCTGGAGATTGAGGCCGACATCCCCGACGGCGCGCCCGACCACGTGGTCCGCACCGTCACCGAGAACAGCCGCGTGCTCAAGTTCACCCAGGCGGGCTTCGAGGAGGAGTAG
- a CDS encoding tyrosine-type recombinase/integrase, with amino-acid sequence MIPVYSFRRNPQEDFSVMLICVETADNTYYRLFLQFSRKSHLIAVHVCALCWPLYLAEKTADNIDARLSASYTHNQHLLASLEIAMVEQDLVALWEKELIDHDHAQHTRRAYLHAVASFIAWYERQNHERFTPSALTPIDLVGYRTMLQQSRSAASVNLHIASLRAFCQWLLSTGQINSNPAARLRAVARQATLAPLALAPRHINAMLRAAQQTRHPARDYAIIQMLIQTGIRIAECSNLRLADIRLGERQGEVLIRAGKGNKARTVPLNASIRQALALYLGPLWGVDTSIRSIGLAWPRGTALEQPLWQSQKRGALSVRAIATMIEHIVEGLALRDLLPQGVSAHTLRHTFATNYLKDHPGDLVGLAALLGHSTLETTRIYVQPSNEDLAERVEHTRLNAYE; translated from the coding sequence GTGATCCCAGTGTACTCCTTCCGTCGCAACCCGCAAGAGGATTTTTCCGTCATGTTGATCTGTGTAGAAACAGCTGATAATACATATTATCGGCTGTTTCTACAATTCAGTCGAAAATCGCACTTGATTGCGGTGCATGTGTGCGCTTTATGCTGGCCGCTCTATCTAGCAGAAAAAACAGCTGATAATATTGACGCTCGATTATCGGCCAGCTATACTCACAATCAGCACCTTCTTGCAAGCCTGGAGATAGCCATGGTAGAACAGGATCTTGTCGCACTCTGGGAGAAAGAGCTTATTGACCATGATCACGCGCAGCACACGCGGCGGGCCTATCTCCATGCGGTGGCATCGTTTATCGCATGGTACGAGCGGCAAAACCATGAGCGATTTACACCCAGCGCGCTCACTCCGATCGATCTGGTTGGCTACCGCACCATGCTCCAGCAGTCCCGCTCTGCGGCATCGGTCAACCTCCACATAGCCAGCCTGCGGGCATTTTGCCAGTGGCTCCTCAGCACCGGCCAGATCAACAGCAACCCCGCCGCACGGCTACGTGCCGTAGCGCGCCAGGCAACCCTCGCCCCCCTGGCCCTTGCGCCCAGACACATCAACGCCATGCTCCGCGCCGCCCAGCAGACCCGCCACCCAGCCCGCGACTATGCCATCATCCAGATGCTGATCCAGACCGGCATCCGCATTGCCGAGTGCAGCAATCTCCGCCTCGCAGATATCCGCCTTGGGGAGCGGCAGGGCGAGGTGCTGATCCGCGCAGGAAAAGGCAATAAGGCTCGCACCGTGCCGCTCAACGCCTCAATCCGCCAAGCGCTCGCCCTGTACCTGGGGCCGCTATGGGGCGTAGACACAAGCATCAGGAGCATCGGGCTGGCGTGGCCGAGAGGAACAGCGCTTGAGCAGCCGCTATGGCAGAGCCAAAAACGAGGTGCCCTCTCTGTGCGTGCCATTGCAACCATGATTGAGCACATCGTTGAAGGGCTTGCTCTGCGCGATCTGCTTCCGCAGGGAGTAAGCGCCCACACGCTCCGCCATACGTTTGCCACAAACTACCTCAAAGATCATCCTGGCGATCTTGTCGGCCTCGCTGCGCTGCTCGGGCATAGCACCCTTGAGACAACGCGCATCTATGTCCAACCATCCAACGAGGACCTTGCAGAACGAGTCGAACACACGCGGCTCAATGCCTACGAGTAG
- a CDS encoding helix-turn-helix transcriptional regulator: protein MCGQGQQHEPSHRLRWGAKPMEGFDVARRNITSIHIIVYPCLDCQAAPHCGTMPHLFGKKLRERRMQHQLTQAQLAQQLGLATQSHLSYLESGKSAPSITLAARVASALGVTVDYLLRDSIPIHPPIPQSTAAPDEADIPRRFGEQLRHLRTQQGWSQTQLADQLQPFSQAYISLLENGQKAPSVETLVRCAEIFGVTTDMLLALTASAQDGA, encoded by the coding sequence ATGTGCGGGCAGGGGCAACAGCACGAACCCTCCCACCGTCTGCGCTGGGGAGCCAAGCCGATGGAAGGGTTCGATGTCGCCCGCCGGAATATAACCAGCATTCATATTATAGTGTACCCATGTTTGGACTGTCAAGCGGCTCCCCACTGTGGGACTATGCCGCACCTCTTTGGTAAAAAGCTACGCGAACGACGTATGCAGCATCAGCTGACCCAGGCCCAGCTCGCCCAGCAGCTCGGGCTGGCAACCCAATCACATCTCAGCTATCTTGAGTCTGGGAAGAGCGCCCCCTCGATCACGCTGGCCGCACGTGTCGCCAGCGCCCTCGGTGTCACAGTGGACTACCTGCTCCGCGATAGCATCCCAATCCACCCGCCCATCCCGCAGTCCACTGCCGCACCTGACGAAGCGGATATCCCACGGCGCTTTGGCGAGCAGCTACGGCACCTGCGCACCCAGCAGGGCTGGTCGCAGACGCAGCTCGCCGACCAGCTCCAGCCATTCTCGCAGGCCTATATCAGCCTGCTGGAAAATGGGCAGAAAGCCCCATCGGTAGAAACCCTGGTGCGCTGCGCAGAAATCTTTGGCGTGACGACGGATATGCTCTTGGCGCTAACAGCATCAGCGCAAGATGGCGCATAG